One stretch of Cyanobium sp. Tous-M-B4 DNA includes these proteins:
- a CDS encoding helix-turn-helix domain-containing protein — protein sequence MENQTTPPPSGRQRVWMTTAEACAALGMSRETLRQLRLRGVLTPGKHYRRWGCTQGRGPLQWHLENVEATITGWSRRHLQS from the coding sequence ATGGAGAACCAGACGACACCACCCCCATCCGGACGTCAGCGGGTCTGGATGACGACGGCCGAAGCTTGCGCTGCTCTTGGGATGAGCCGCGAGACCCTCCGTCAGCTGCGGCTGCGGGGGGTGCTCACCCCGGGCAAGCACTACCGCCGCTGGGGCTGCACTCAGGGTCGGGGGCCACTGCAGTGGCACCTGGAGAACGTGGAGGCCACGATCACCGGCTGGAGTAGGAGACATCTGCAGTCCTGA
- a CDS encoding Bro-N domain-containing protein, with product MNSTTSSTLVPFDFEGSQLRVFADEHGDPWFVATDVCSVLGIGNPRQATTRLDDDEKGVISTDTPGGVQAVATVNEPGLYTLVLGSRKPEAKRFKRWVTHEVLPAIRRTGRYSVPGLAPTPASLPSDKQDSVGALLLIGQAVAQVPGVKPGIAMAATLTCIQENTGLATETLRRALPAAEDPICSLNATGLGQLLGMKAKDTNQHLAACGLQIRNQRGEWELTNAGEHWAEALPYCRGGHSGYQILWNPAVVSVLRELA from the coding sequence ATGAACAGCACGACTTCAAGCACCCTTGTTCCCTTTGACTTCGAAGGCAGCCAGCTCCGCGTCTTCGCTGACGAGCACGGCGACCCCTGGTTTGTCGCCACCGATGTCTGCAGCGTGCTGGGGATCGGCAATCCTCGTCAGGCCACGACCCGACTGGATGACGACGAGAAGGGTGTCATTTCAACTGACACCCCTGGCGGTGTGCAGGCCGTGGCCACGGTGAATGAACCTGGTCTCTACACCTTGGTTCTCGGCAGCCGCAAGCCGGAGGCCAAGCGCTTCAAGCGTTGGGTCACACACGAGGTTTTGCCGGCGATCCGCCGGACAGGGCGCTATTCCGTGCCTGGCCTCGCGCCCACGCCGGCATCCTTGCCCTCAGATAAGCAGGACAGCGTCGGGGCTCTGTTGCTGATTGGTCAGGCCGTCGCCCAGGTCCCCGGCGTGAAACCCGGTATCGCCATGGCAGCAACGCTCACCTGCATTCAGGAAAACACTGGGCTGGCGACCGAAACCCTGCGGCGAGCCCTGCCGGCAGCGGAGGACCCGATCTGCTCACTCAATGCCACGGGGCTCGGGCAGCTGCTAGGGATGAAAGCCAAGGACACGAACCAACACCTTGCAGCCTGCGGGCTGCAGATCCGCAATCAGCGTGGGGAATGGGAACTCACCAATGCCGGCGAACATTGGGCAGAAGCCCTGCCCTATTGCCGCGGCGGCCACAGCGGCTACCAGATCCTCTGGAATCCCGCGGTGGTCAGCGTGCTGCGGGAGCTGGCCTGA